In one Tripterygium wilfordii isolate XIE 37 chromosome 22, ASM1340144v1, whole genome shotgun sequence genomic region, the following are encoded:
- the LOC119991515 gene encoding uncharacterized protein LOC119991515 — protein sequence MPFGVKNAGATDQREMNAIFHGMIGRKLEDDNAGRERVVYYLSKLLTDTDGRYSVVEKLCLALYFIESMKIIQQANGQAEASNKVIISILQKTIDDNPRAWHKILPETLWAYRISKRTNTVTSPFALTYGHDAVLPMELVVPSLGIMKQHDLSAEEYSEAMNMELEQLDEGRMEALNWMIVQKKKIAKAYNKKVKKKVFYEGQMVWKVILPPGIKDRELGKWSPI from the exons atgccctttggcgTAAAAAATGCTGGAGCCACCGACCAACGGGAAATGAATGCTATCTTCCATGGcatgataggcaggaaactggaa GATGATAATGCTGGAAGAGAAAGAGTAGTCTACTACCTGAGTAAATTACTGACAGATACTGATGGGCGATATTCCGTGGTGGAAAAACTCTGTCTTGCATTATA ctttattgaaagtatgaaaataatacAACAG gccaatgggcAGGCAGAGGCTTCGAATAAGGTAATCATCTCTATCTTGCAGAAAACTATTGATGATAATCCCAGAGCATGGCACAAGATACTACCAGAGACATTATGGGCCTACCGtatatccaagagaacaaacactGTAACCAGCccttttgctctcacttatgggcatgatgcagtactacctatggagtTGGTGGTCCCATCTTTGGGGATCATGAAGCAACATGATCTATCTGCTGAAGAATATTCAGAAGCTATGAACATGGAGCTAGAACAATTGGATGAAGGTAGGATGGAGGCTTTGAACTggatgatagtccaaaagaagaagatagcaaaggcctacaacaagaaagtaAAGAAGAAAGTGTTCTATGAAGgtcaaatggtgtggaaggtgatcctaccaccaggaatcaaAGACAGAGAATTGGGAAAATGGTCTCCAATCTAg
- the LOC119991516 gene encoding uncharacterized protein LOC119991516 codes for MLFEFLQSTTLNVVVFLVPLETNPTTSNLPIFSVGSSEKGGVTNSVANKDRAKKEIEQDKAKKEIEKDNIALLVIQMTITEVIFLRISNAICAKQAWDILNTKYQGHSRVRVKKLYSLRRELINLLMKESELIKDYYTRVMDVVNHLRICGKEMPDKRVIEKILISLTSKYNNIVTTMEETKDLDNMIVNDLIGSLEALEIHVKIEGLLEDATERKGIWKRLAGIRPNLCVLSAREKDMLKNIVGTKGSHNVKLVGSLDIFRKSVDQNRRISNKQTLLRILEMKNISSWLSFKTTVVLGNREIVKVEGKGTVSISTTKGTYLIGDVMYVPRLDSNLLSVGQLMEKGFILVFEGTTCKILDNSKNNQLVNTSKLAMKATSEESALWHQRLGHLSEQNMKTIHDIGLVADLPKF; via the exons ATGTTGTTCGAGTTTCTTCAATCAACTACTCTTAATGTTGTGGTCTTTCTTGTTCCTCTTGAGA CGAATCCAACCACCAGTAATCTACCCATCTTTTCAG TTGGATCCTCTGAGAAGGGTGGAGTTACGAATAGTGTGGCTAATAAAGACAGAGCAAAGAAAGAGATTGAGCAAGACAAAGCAAAGAAGGAGATTGAGAAAGACAACATTGCTTTGCTGGTCATTCAAATGACTATCACTGAGGTAATCTTTCTCAGAATTTCAAATGCAATTTGTGCCAAGCAAGCTTGGGATATTCTCAATACAAAATATCAAGGTCATTCCAGAGTCAGAGTTAAGAAACTTTATAGTCTCCGTAGGGAACTGATCAATTTGTTAATGAAAGAGAGTGAGCTCATTAAAGATTATTATACTAGGGTTATGGATGTAGTGAATCATTTGAGAATTTGTGGTAAGGAGATGCCTGATAAGAGAGTGATTGAAAAAATCCTTATCAGTTTGACTTCTAAGTATAACAATATTGTTACTACGATGGAGGAAACTAAGGATCTTGACAACATGATTGTTAATGACCTTATTGGTTCCCTGGAAGCTCTTGAGATCCATGTGAAGATAGAAGGATTACTTGAAGATGCCACTGAAA GGAAGGGCATTTGGAAGAGGCTTGCTGGAATAAGACCAAACTTATGTGTGCTTTCTGCAAGAGAGAAGGACATGTTGAAGAACATTGTTGGAACAAAGGGAAGCCACAATGTAAAGCTTGTGGGAAGTTTGGACATATTCAGAAAGAGTGTAGATCAAAATAGAAGGATAAGCAACAAGCAAACTTTGCTTAGGATACTAGAGATGAAGAATATCAGTTCATGGCTTAGTTTTAAGACCACT GTTGTGCTAGGAAATAGAGAAATTGTGAAAGTGGAAGGGAAAGGGACAGTGTCTATCAGCACCACAAAGGGCACTTACCTAATTGGGGATGTTATGTATGTTCCTAGGTTGGATTCAAACCTTCTTAGTGTGGGACAGTTGATGGAGAAAGGCTTCATTCTTGTGTTTGAAGGTACTACTTGCAAAATTCTTGACAATAGTAAGAATAATCAACTGGTT AATACATCAAAATTAGCTATGAAAGCAACTAGTGAAGAATCAGCTTTATGGCATCAAAGGCTTGGCCATCTGAGtgaacaaaatatgaaaacaattCATGATATTGGATTAGTTGCAGACCTTCCAAAATTCTAG